The following proteins are encoded in a genomic region of Methylobacterium tardum:
- a CDS encoding ferredoxin--NADP reductase, with protein MSKFYEERVLSVHHWTDNLFSFRTTRDPAFRFRNGEFTMIGLEVEGRPLLRAYSVVSANYEEELEFFSIKVQDGPLTSKLQHLKVGDPIIVGKKPTGTLVLDNLLPGKHLYLLGTGTGLAPFLSIIKDPETYDRFEKVVLVHGCRQVQELAYGETITETLPKHEFLGEMISSQLIYYPTVTREPFRNRGRITDLMVSGKLFEDIGLPPMSIENDRFMLCGSPDMIRDTRELLTSRGYEEGNHGEAAHYVIEKAFVEK; from the coding sequence ATGAGCAAGTTCTACGAGGAGCGCGTCCTGTCGGTCCATCACTGGACCGACAATCTGTTCTCGTTCCGCACGACCCGCGACCCGGCGTTCCGGTTCCGCAACGGCGAGTTCACCATGATCGGCCTCGAGGTCGAGGGCCGGCCGCTGCTGCGCGCCTACTCGGTGGTCTCGGCCAATTACGAGGAGGAGCTGGAGTTCTTCTCGATCAAGGTTCAGGACGGCCCGCTGACCTCGAAGCTCCAGCACCTCAAGGTCGGCGATCCGATCATCGTCGGCAAGAAGCCCACCGGCACCCTGGTCCTCGACAACCTGCTGCCGGGCAAGCACCTCTACCTGCTGGGCACCGGCACGGGCCTCGCGCCGTTCCTGTCGATCATCAAGGATCCGGAGACCTACGACCGGTTCGAGAAGGTCGTGCTGGTCCATGGCTGCCGTCAGGTGCAGGAGCTGGCCTATGGCGAGACCATCACCGAGACGCTGCCCAAGCACGAATTCCTGGGCGAGATGATCTCGAGCCAGCTGATCTACTACCCGACCGTCACCCGCGAGCCGTTCCGCAACCGCGGCCGGATCACCGACCTGATGGTCTCGGGCAAGCTGTTCGAGGATATCGGCCTGCCGCCGATGTCGATCGAGAACGACCGCTTCATGCTCTGCGGCAGCCCCGACATGATCCGCGACACCCGTGAGCTCCTGACCTCGCGCGGCTACGAGGAGGGCAATCACGGCGAGGCCGCCCACTACGTGATCGAGAAAGCCTTCGTCGAGAAGTAG
- a CDS encoding ring-cleaving dioxygenase produces MQLTGIHHLTAVTARAAENVAFYTGTLGLRLVKKTVNQDDVSAYHLFYADGLASPGTDITFFDWPAPRERRGSNSITRTHLRVPGAGAVAWWHARLREAGIAEAEPALRDGRLTLDFEDPEGQRLALADDGDSGPEHPWDGSPVPAAYQIRGLGPIRLSVPDPARTAAVLTQVLGMRRDRAFETSDGPVEVYAMGPGGPAAEVQLLADRSAPAGQGAGAVHHVAFRIPDADYGAWADRLRAARVPTSGPVDRYYFRSLYFREPNGILFEIATDGPGFTADEPLETLGARLALPPFLEPRRAEIEAGLKPLRPGEPD; encoded by the coding sequence ATGCAGCTCACCGGCATCCACCACCTCACCGCGGTGACCGCCCGCGCGGCGGAGAACGTCGCCTTCTACACCGGCACGCTCGGCCTGCGCCTCGTGAAGAAGACGGTGAACCAGGACGACGTCTCGGCCTACCACCTGTTCTACGCGGACGGGCTGGCGAGCCCGGGCACCGACATCACCTTCTTCGACTGGCCGGCGCCCCGGGAGCGGCGCGGCTCGAACAGCATCACCCGCACGCATCTGCGCGTGCCCGGCGCGGGCGCGGTGGCGTGGTGGCACGCGCGCCTGCGCGAGGCCGGGATCGCCGAGGCCGAGCCCGCCCTGCGCGATGGGCGCCTCACCCTGGATTTCGAGGATCCGGAGGGCCAGCGCCTCGCCCTCGCCGATGACGGAGACAGCGGCCCGGAGCATCCCTGGGACGGATCCCCGGTCCCGGCCGCCTACCAGATCCGCGGCCTCGGCCCGATCCGGCTCTCGGTGCCGGACCCGGCCCGCACCGCGGCGGTGCTGACCCAGGTCCTCGGCATGCGCCGCGATCGTGCCTTCGAGACGAGCGACGGCCCGGTGGAGGTCTACGCCATGGGCCCCGGCGGCCCGGCCGCGGAGGTTCAGCTCCTGGCCGACCGCTCCGCGCCGGCCGGTCAGGGGGCGGGCGCGGTCCACCACGTGGCCTTCCGCATCCCGGATGCGGATTATGGCGCCTGGGCAGACCGGCTGAGGGCCGCCCGGGTGCCCACGAGCGGCCCGGTGGACCGCTACTACTTCCGCAGCCTCTACTTCCGCGAGCCCAACGGCATCCTGTTCGAGATCGCCACCGACGGGCCCGGCTTCACCGCCGACGAACCTCTGGAGACCTTGGGCGCACGCCTCGCCCTGCCGCCCTTCCTGGAGCCCCGTCGCGCCGAGATCGAGGCCGGGCTGAAGCCGCTCCGACCCGGCGAACCCGACTGA